In a genomic window of Styela clava chromosome 7, kaStyClav1.hap1.2, whole genome shotgun sequence:
- the LOC120328818 gene encoding carbohydrate sulfotransferase 10-like isoform X1, translating to MSSKSDIRKVFYIVLIIILCGLILQLFWMKFRSITKFQKLQLRSDIGGLPIISEAEKWNMLKIAEQRNTHLRTYCNKLGYGYSGNRTLNASTWMNKTEVLMPRFYYSDKLKVILCEVPKCGSTEWRKTLLIAEGIVNVTSLSEIEQYHLWKGLNSFILLREKRYLWTRFPPQNPESNNEMNKRLNNYYRIMTVREPLERVVSAYIDKILPEGSVTEYYITLSEKIHAEFAKSKNTEYFQPGRASFEEFVDSILSNPKQVDAQLPIGDRIVIYVIPVIFNMITLLN from the exons ATGTCTTCAAAATCAGACATTAGGAAGGTATTTTATATAGTGCTTATTATTATTCTGTGTGGATTAATTCTTCAATTATTCTGGATGAAATTCCGTTCAATTACCAAG TTTCAGAAGCTACAATTGCGATCCGACATCGGCGGACTGCCAATTATCTCTGAAGCAGAAAAATGGAATATGTTGAAGATAGCCGAACAACGGAATACACATTTAAGAACGTACTGCAATAAACTTGGATATGGGTATTCTGGCAATAGAACTTTGAATGCATCGACATGGATGAATAAAACGGAGGTGTTGATGCCTCGTTTCTACTACTCAGATAAACTCAAG GTGATACTGTGTGAAGTTCCTAAATGCGGAAGCACAGAATGGAGAAAAACATTGCTTATCGCGGAAGGAATTGTGAATGTAACTTCCTTGAGTGAAATTGAACAGTATCACCTTTGGAAGGGATTGAACTCTTTTATTTTACTTCGCGAAAAACG TTATCTCTGGACAAGATTCCCACCACAAAACCCAGAGTCTAATAATGAAATGAACAAGCGACTGAATAATTATTATCGCATCATGACAGTAAGAGAACCATTGGAGCGTGTTGTATCTGCTTACATCGATAAAATATTACCGGAGGGATCGGTAACGGAATATTATATAACACTATCGGAAAAAATACATGCAGAATTTG CTAAAAGCAAAAACACGGAATATTTCCAACCTGGTAGAGCTAGCTTTGAAGAATTTGTCGACAGTATATTGAGCAATCCAAAGCAAGTTGATGCCCAATTGCCCATTGGAGATCGTATAGTGATATATGTGATCCCTGTCATATTCAATATGATTACATTGCTAAATTAG
- the LOC120328818 gene encoding carbohydrate sulfotransferase 10-like isoform X2 — protein sequence MSSKSDIRKVFYIVLIIILCGLILQLFWMKFRSITKKLQLRSDIGGLPIISEAEKWNMLKIAEQRNTHLRTYCNKLGYGYSGNRTLNASTWMNKTEVLMPRFYYSDKLKVILCEVPKCGSTEWRKTLLIAEGIVNVTSLSEIEQYHLWKGLNSFILLREKRYLWTRFPPQNPESNNEMNKRLNNYYRIMTVREPLERVVSAYIDKILPEGSVTEYYITLSEKIHAEFAKSKNTEYFQPGRASFEEFVDSILSNPKQVDAQLPIGDRIVIYVIPVIFNMITLLN from the exons ATGTCTTCAAAATCAGACATTAGGAAGGTATTTTATATAGTGCTTATTATTATTCTGTGTGGATTAATTCTTCAATTATTCTGGATGAAATTCCGTTCAATTACCAAG AAGCTACAATTGCGATCCGACATCGGCGGACTGCCAATTATCTCTGAAGCAGAAAAATGGAATATGTTGAAGATAGCCGAACAACGGAATACACATTTAAGAACGTACTGCAATAAACTTGGATATGGGTATTCTGGCAATAGAACTTTGAATGCATCGACATGGATGAATAAAACGGAGGTGTTGATGCCTCGTTTCTACTACTCAGATAAACTCAAG GTGATACTGTGTGAAGTTCCTAAATGCGGAAGCACAGAATGGAGAAAAACATTGCTTATCGCGGAAGGAATTGTGAATGTAACTTCCTTGAGTGAAATTGAACAGTATCACCTTTGGAAGGGATTGAACTCTTTTATTTTACTTCGCGAAAAACG TTATCTCTGGACAAGATTCCCACCACAAAACCCAGAGTCTAATAATGAAATGAACAAGCGACTGAATAATTATTATCGCATCATGACAGTAAGAGAACCATTGGAGCGTGTTGTATCTGCTTACATCGATAAAATATTACCGGAGGGATCGGTAACGGAATATTATATAACACTATCGGAAAAAATACATGCAGAATTTG CTAAAAGCAAAAACACGGAATATTTCCAACCTGGTAGAGCTAGCTTTGAAGAATTTGTCGACAGTATATTGAGCAATCCAAAGCAAGTTGATGCCCAATTGCCCATTGGAGATCGTATAGTGATATATGTGATCCCTGTCATATTCAATATGATTACATTGCTAAATTAG
- the LOC120328818 gene encoding carbohydrate sulfotransferase 10-like isoform X6, with translation MKLQLRSDIGGLPIISEAEKWNMLKIAEQRNTHLRTYCNKLGYGYSGNRTLNASTWMNKTEVLMPRFYYSDKLKVILCEVPKCGSTEWRKTLLIAEGIVNVTSLSEIEQYHLWKGLNSFILLREKRYLWTRFPPQNPESNNEMNKRLNNYYRIMTVREPLERVVSAYIDKILPEGSVTEYYITLSEKIHAEFAKSKNTEYFQPGRASFEEFVDSILSNPKQVDAQLPIGDRIVIYVIPVIFNMITLLN, from the exons ATG AAGCTACAATTGCGATCCGACATCGGCGGACTGCCAATTATCTCTGAAGCAGAAAAATGGAATATGTTGAAGATAGCCGAACAACGGAATACACATTTAAGAACGTACTGCAATAAACTTGGATATGGGTATTCTGGCAATAGAACTTTGAATGCATCGACATGGATGAATAAAACGGAGGTGTTGATGCCTCGTTTCTACTACTCAGATAAACTCAAG GTGATACTGTGTGAAGTTCCTAAATGCGGAAGCACAGAATGGAGAAAAACATTGCTTATCGCGGAAGGAATTGTGAATGTAACTTCCTTGAGTGAAATTGAACAGTATCACCTTTGGAAGGGATTGAACTCTTTTATTTTACTTCGCGAAAAACG TTATCTCTGGACAAGATTCCCACCACAAAACCCAGAGTCTAATAATGAAATGAACAAGCGACTGAATAATTATTATCGCATCATGACAGTAAGAGAACCATTGGAGCGTGTTGTATCTGCTTACATCGATAAAATATTACCGGAGGGATCGGTAACGGAATATTATATAACACTATCGGAAAAAATACATGCAGAATTTG CTAAAAGCAAAAACACGGAATATTTCCAACCTGGTAGAGCTAGCTTTGAAGAATTTGTCGACAGTATATTGAGCAATCCAAAGCAAGTTGATGCCCAATTGCCCATTGGAGATCGTATAGTGATATATGTGATCCCTGTCATATTCAATATGATTACATTGCTAAATTAG
- the LOC120328818 gene encoding carbohydrate sulfotransferase 10-like isoform X5 encodes MFQKLQLRSDIGGLPIISEAEKWNMLKIAEQRNTHLRTYCNKLGYGYSGNRTLNASTWMNKTEVLMPRFYYSDKLKVILCEVPKCGSTEWRKTLLIAEGIVNVTSLSEIEQYHLWKGLNSFILLREKRYLWTRFPPQNPESNNEMNKRLNNYYRIMTVREPLERVVSAYIDKILPEGSVTEYYITLSEKIHAEFAKSKNTEYFQPGRASFEEFVDSILSNPKQVDAQLPIGDRIVIYVIPVIFNMITLLN; translated from the exons ATG TTTCAGAAGCTACAATTGCGATCCGACATCGGCGGACTGCCAATTATCTCTGAAGCAGAAAAATGGAATATGTTGAAGATAGCCGAACAACGGAATACACATTTAAGAACGTACTGCAATAAACTTGGATATGGGTATTCTGGCAATAGAACTTTGAATGCATCGACATGGATGAATAAAACGGAGGTGTTGATGCCTCGTTTCTACTACTCAGATAAACTCAAG GTGATACTGTGTGAAGTTCCTAAATGCGGAAGCACAGAATGGAGAAAAACATTGCTTATCGCGGAAGGAATTGTGAATGTAACTTCCTTGAGTGAAATTGAACAGTATCACCTTTGGAAGGGATTGAACTCTTTTATTTTACTTCGCGAAAAACG TTATCTCTGGACAAGATTCCCACCACAAAACCCAGAGTCTAATAATGAAATGAACAAGCGACTGAATAATTATTATCGCATCATGACAGTAAGAGAACCATTGGAGCGTGTTGTATCTGCTTACATCGATAAAATATTACCGGAGGGATCGGTAACGGAATATTATATAACACTATCGGAAAAAATACATGCAGAATTTG CTAAAAGCAAAAACACGGAATATTTCCAACCTGGTAGAGCTAGCTTTGAAGAATTTGTCGACAGTATATTGAGCAATCCAAAGCAAGTTGATGCCCAATTGCCCATTGGAGATCGTATAGTGATATATGTGATCCCTGTCATATTCAATATGATTACATTGCTAAATTAG